In Serratia marcescens subsp. marcescens ATCC 13880, a single genomic region encodes these proteins:
- the hemN gene encoding oxygen-independent coproporphyrinogen III oxidase: MSEQTIVWDLALIQKYNYSGPRYTSYPTALEFNQRYDEAAFQRAAARYPERPLSLYVHIPFCHKLCYFCGCNKLVTRQTHKADEYLNVLAQEIASRAPLFAGRKVGQMHWGGGTPTYLDKAQISRLVALLREHFDFLPDAEMSIEVDPREIELDVLDHLRAEGFNRLSMGVQDFNKQVQQLVNREQDEAFIFALIERAKALGFRSTNIDLIYGLPKQTPESFAFTLQRVAELNPDRLSVFNYAHMPNLFAAQRKIKDADLPSAQQKLDILQQSIAFLTDAGYQFIGMDHFAHPDDELAIAQREGKLHRNFQGYTTQGDSDLLGLGVSAISMLGDSYAQNQKELKHYYDSVQAQGNALWRGLALTDDDCLRRDLIKTLICNFRLAYQPLERQYGIDFTAYFAEDLQLLAPFERDGLVERDEQGIRVTPRGRLLIRNICMCFDRYLRQQARSQQFSRVI; this comes from the coding sequence ATGTCAGAGCAGACGATTGTCTGGGATTTGGCCCTGATCCAAAAATATAACTACTCAGGGCCGCGTTATACCTCATACCCCACGGCGCTGGAGTTTAACCAGCGCTACGACGAAGCGGCGTTTCAACGCGCCGCGGCGCGCTACCCTGAGCGGCCGCTGTCGCTGTACGTGCATATCCCTTTCTGCCATAAGCTGTGCTATTTCTGTGGCTGCAACAAGCTGGTGACGCGCCAGACGCACAAGGCCGACGAATACCTGAACGTTTTGGCGCAAGAGATCGCCAGCCGTGCGCCGCTGTTCGCCGGCCGCAAGGTTGGCCAGATGCACTGGGGCGGCGGTACGCCAACCTACCTGGACAAAGCGCAAATCAGCCGGCTGGTGGCGCTGCTGCGCGAACATTTTGATTTTCTGCCCGATGCGGAGATGTCGATCGAAGTCGATCCGCGCGAGATTGAGCTGGATGTGCTCGATCATTTACGCGCCGAAGGCTTTAACCGTTTGAGCATGGGGGTGCAGGATTTCAACAAGCAGGTGCAGCAGTTGGTCAACCGCGAGCAGGACGAAGCCTTCATCTTCGCTCTGATCGAACGGGCCAAAGCGCTGGGCTTCCGCTCAACCAATATCGATCTGATCTACGGCCTGCCGAAACAGACGCCGGAAAGCTTCGCTTTCACGCTGCAGCGGGTGGCCGAACTGAATCCCGATCGCCTCAGCGTGTTCAACTACGCGCATATGCCGAATTTGTTCGCCGCCCAGCGCAAAATCAAAGACGCCGATCTGCCCAGCGCGCAGCAGAAGTTGGATATCTTGCAGCAGAGCATCGCGTTCCTGACTGACGCCGGCTATCAGTTCATCGGTATGGATCACTTTGCGCATCCGGACGACGAGCTGGCGATCGCCCAACGCGAAGGCAAACTGCACCGCAATTTCCAGGGCTACACCACTCAGGGCGACAGCGATCTGCTGGGGCTGGGCGTGTCGGCTATCAGCATGCTCGGCGACAGCTATGCGCAGAATCAGAAAGAGCTGAAGCATTACTATGACAGCGTGCAAGCGCAGGGCAACGCGCTGTGGCGCGGGCTGGCGCTGACGGACGACGATTGCCTGCGGCGCGATCTGATCAAAACCCTGATCTGCAATTTCCGGTTGGCGTATCAGCCGCTCGAACGGCAATACGGCATCGATTTCACCGCTTACTTCGCCGAAGACCTGCAGCTGCTGGCGCCGTTTGAACGCGATGGGCTGGTGGAGCGCGATGAGCAAGGCATTCGCGTCACGCCGCGCGGGCGCCTGCTGATCCGCAATATCTGTATGTGTTTCGACCGCTATCTGCGGCAACAGGCACGCAGCCAGCAGTTCTCTCGGGTGATCTGA
- the yihI gene encoding Der GTPase-activating protein YihI: MNQPSKAPRGSAAKSKTKKKSRMELDQEARERKRLKKRRGHASGSRTQVESGSQKNKSAAEAKDPRIGSKVPVALVVDETKVKAKPQPKPKAEAKPRLSPEEELAKLENDERLNALLDRIDDGETLNAQEQAYVDKTLDRIDVLMDVLGIELGDEDDEEEEEKQEDILKLLKGGNPKDAF; the protein is encoded by the coding sequence ATGAACCAGCCATCAAAAGCACCTCGCGGCAGCGCGGCGAAGTCAAAAACGAAAAAGAAAAGCCGTATGGAGCTCGATCAGGAAGCGCGCGAGCGCAAACGCCTGAAAAAGCGCCGCGGCCACGCTTCCGGTTCACGCACCCAGGTTGAGTCCGGCAGCCAAAAAAACAAATCGGCGGCGGAAGCCAAAGATCCGCGTATCGGCAGTAAAGTGCCGGTTGCGCTGGTGGTCGACGAAACCAAAGTGAAGGCCAAACCGCAGCCGAAGCCAAAGGCCGAAGCGAAACCGCGCCTGTCGCCGGAAGAAGAGCTGGCGAAGCTGGAAAATGACGAACGCCTGAACGCGCTGCTGGATCGCATCGACGATGGCGAAACGCTGAACGCGCAAGAACAGGCGTATGTCGATAAGACGCTGGATCGTATCGATGTGCTGATGGACGTGCTGGGCATCGAGCTGGGCGATGAAGACGACGAGGAAGAAGAAGAGAAGCAGGAAGATATTCTGAAGCTGCTGAAAGGCGGCAACCCGAAGGATGCTTTTTAA
- the yihA gene encoding ribosome biogenesis GTP-binding protein YihA/YsxC encodes MTSKNYNYHVTHFVTSAPDIRHLPGDAGIEVAFAGRSNAGKSSALNTLTNQKSLARTSKTPGRTQLINLFEVEDGIRLVDLPGYGYAEVPEEMKRKWQRALGEYLQMRNSLKGLVVLMDIRHPLKDLDQQMIQWAVDVGTPVLVLLTKADKLASGARKAQLNMVREAVLPFMGDIQVEAFSSLKKIGVDKLRQKLDTWFNEIPPEVLPEEDIGE; translated from the coding sequence TTGACCAGCAAGAACTACAACTATCATGTGACCCATTTCGTCACCAGCGCACCCGATATTCGCCATCTGCCGGGGGATGCAGGAATTGAAGTCGCCTTTGCCGGCCGTTCCAACGCCGGTAAATCCAGCGCGCTGAATACGCTGACCAATCAAAAAAGCCTGGCGCGCACCAGTAAGACGCCGGGGCGCACCCAGCTGATCAACCTGTTCGAAGTGGAAGACGGCATTCGTCTGGTCGACCTGCCGGGTTATGGCTACGCCGAAGTGCCGGAAGAAATGAAGCGCAAATGGCAACGCGCGCTGGGCGAATACCTGCAGATGCGCAACAGCCTGAAAGGGCTGGTAGTGCTGATGGATATCCGCCATCCGCTGAAAGATCTCGACCAGCAGATGATCCAATGGGCGGTCGACGTCGGCACGCCGGTGCTGGTGTTGCTGACCAAGGCCGACAAGCTGGCCTCCGGCGCACGCAAGGCGCAACTTAACATGGTGCGTGAAGCGGTGCTGCCGTTTATGGGGGACATCCAGGTCGAAGCCTTCTCATCGCTGAAAAAGATCGGCGTCGACAAGTTGCGCCAGAAGCTGGACACCTGGTTTAACGAGATCCCGCCGGAAGTGCTGCCGGAAGAGGACATCGGCGAATAA
- the polA gene encoding DNA polymerase I — MAQIAENPLILVDGSSYLYRAYHAFPPLTNSAGEPTGAMYGVLNMLRSLLLQYQPSHVAVVFDAKGKTFRDDLFAEYKSHRPPMPDDLRAQIEPLHSMVKAMGLPLLVTPGVEADDVIGTLALEAEKAGHAVLISTGDKDMAQLVTPNVTLINTMNNTILGPQEVCDKYGIPPELIIDFLALMGDSSDNIPGVPGVGEKTAQALLQGIGGLDALYGNLENIATLSFRGAKTMAAKLEQNKEVAYLSYKLATIKTDVELDLTCADLTVSAPDVDTLQQLFKQYEFKRWLADVEAGVWLEHKKGAGAKAAGAAKPAAAVEAPKALAEAKLSQDGYVTILDEATFTDWLARLKKADVFAFDTETDGLDTLTANLIGLSFAIAPGEAAYLPVAHDYLDAPAQLDRAYVLEALKPLLEDEKALKVGQNLKFDMSLLARYGIEMRGIAYDTMLESYVLDSVGGRHDMDSLADRYLGHKTITFEEIAGKGKNQLTFNQIALEQAAPYAAEDADVTLQLHLAMWPQLKQSAELLTVFNEIEMPLLPVLSHIERTGVLIDPAILSAHSQELAKRLAELEAQAHELAEEPFNLASTKQLQAILYEKQKLPVLKKTPGGAPSTNEEVLAELALDYPLPKVILEYRGLAKLKTTYTDKLPLMINPVSGRVHTSYHQAVTATGRLSSSDPNLQNIPVRNEEGRRIRQAFIAPEGYRIVAADYSQIELRIMAHLSQDEGLLKAFAEGKDIHRATASEVFGVPLDKVTGEQRRSAKAINFGLIYGMSAFGLARQLGIPRGEAQRYMDLYFERYPGVLDYMERTRQQASEQGYVSTLDGRRLYLPDVRSSNAMRRKAAERAAINAPMQGTAADIIKRAMIEVDAWLQGQEKPLVRAIMQVHDELVFEVHESVIDEASQRIRQLMEGSMTLAVPLKVDVGVGMNWDEAH; from the coding sequence ATGGCCCAGATTGCAGAAAACCCACTAATCCTGGTTGACGGTTCCTCCTACCTCTACCGCGCTTATCACGCCTTCCCGCCGCTGACCAACTCGGCGGGCGAGCCGACCGGCGCGATGTACGGCGTGCTGAATATGCTGCGCAGCCTGCTGCTGCAGTATCAACCGAGCCACGTTGCCGTGGTGTTTGATGCCAAAGGGAAGACCTTCCGCGATGATCTCTTCGCTGAATACAAGTCACATCGGCCGCCGATGCCGGACGATCTGCGCGCGCAGATCGAGCCGCTGCACAGCATGGTCAAGGCGATGGGCCTGCCGCTGCTGGTGACGCCCGGCGTTGAGGCGGACGACGTTATCGGTACGCTGGCGCTGGAGGCCGAAAAGGCCGGCCATGCGGTGCTGATCAGCACCGGCGACAAAGACATGGCGCAGCTGGTGACGCCGAACGTCACCCTGATCAACACCATGAACAACACGATCCTCGGTCCGCAGGAAGTGTGCGACAAGTACGGCATTCCGCCGGAGTTGATCATCGACTTCCTGGCGCTGATGGGCGATTCATCGGACAACATTCCCGGCGTACCGGGCGTGGGCGAGAAAACCGCCCAGGCGTTGCTGCAGGGTATCGGCGGGCTGGATGCGCTGTACGGTAATCTGGAGAACATCGCTACGCTGAGCTTCCGCGGCGCCAAAACCATGGCGGCCAAGCTGGAACAGAATAAAGAGGTCGCGTACCTCTCCTATAAGCTGGCGACGATCAAAACCGACGTCGAGCTGGATCTGACCTGCGCGGACCTGACGGTCTCCGCGCCGGATGTCGACACGTTGCAACAGCTGTTCAAACAGTACGAGTTCAAACGCTGGCTGGCGGACGTGGAAGCCGGCGTCTGGCTGGAACACAAGAAAGGCGCGGGCGCGAAAGCTGCCGGCGCCGCCAAACCGGCTGCCGCCGTGGAAGCGCCGAAAGCCTTGGCGGAAGCCAAGCTGTCCCAGGACGGGTATGTCACTATCCTGGACGAAGCGACCTTTACCGACTGGCTGGCGCGGCTGAAAAAGGCCGACGTGTTTGCCTTCGATACCGAAACCGACGGTCTGGATACCCTGACCGCCAACCTGATCGGCCTGTCCTTCGCGATCGCGCCGGGCGAAGCGGCTTATTTGCCGGTGGCGCACGATTATCTGGATGCGCCGGCGCAGCTGGATCGCGCTTATGTGCTGGAGGCGCTCAAGCCGCTGCTGGAAGACGAGAAGGCGCTCAAGGTCGGGCAAAACCTGAAGTTCGACATGAGCCTGCTGGCGCGCTATGGCATCGAGATGCGCGGCATCGCCTACGACACCATGCTGGAGTCCTATGTGCTGGACAGCGTCGGCGGCCGTCACGATATGGACAGCCTGGCCGATCGCTATCTGGGCCACAAAACCATCACCTTTGAAGAGATCGCCGGCAAGGGCAAAAACCAGCTGACGTTCAACCAGATCGCGCTGGAGCAGGCGGCGCCTTACGCCGCCGAAGACGCCGATGTCACGCTGCAGCTGCACCTGGCGATGTGGCCGCAGCTGAAACAGAGCGCGGAACTGCTGACGGTATTCAATGAGATTGAAATGCCGCTGCTGCCGGTGCTGTCACATATCGAACGCACCGGGGTACTGATCGATCCGGCCATTTTGTCGGCCCACTCCCAAGAGCTGGCCAAGCGTCTGGCTGAGCTGGAAGCGCAGGCCCACGAGCTGGCGGAAGAGCCGTTCAACCTGGCGTCGACCAAGCAACTGCAGGCGATCCTGTACGAAAAACAAAAGCTGCCGGTGCTGAAGAAAACCCCGGGCGGGGCGCCGTCCACTAACGAAGAGGTGCTGGCCGAGCTGGCGCTGGACTACCCGCTGCCGAAGGTGATCCTGGAATACCGCGGCCTGGCGAAGCTGAAGACCACCTATACCGACAAGCTGCCGCTGATGATCAATCCGGTCAGCGGGCGGGTGCATACCTCGTACCATCAGGCGGTGACCGCCACCGGCCGCCTCTCCTCGAGCGATCCGAACCTGCAGAACATCCCGGTGCGCAACGAAGAAGGGCGGCGCATTCGCCAGGCCTTTATTGCGCCGGAAGGCTACCGCATCGTTGCGGCCGACTACTCGCAGATCGAGCTGCGCATCATGGCGCATCTGTCACAGGATGAAGGGCTGCTGAAGGCCTTCGCCGAAGGGAAAGACATTCACCGCGCCACGGCGTCGGAAGTTTTCGGCGTGCCGCTGGATAAAGTGACCGGCGAGCAGCGCCGCAGCGCCAAGGCGATTAACTTTGGTTTGATTTACGGCATGAGCGCTTTCGGCCTGGCGCGTCAGCTGGGGATCCCGCGTGGGGAAGCCCAGCGCTATATGGATCTCTACTTCGAACGTTACCCGGGCGTGCTGGATTACATGGAGCGCACCCGTCAGCAGGCTTCCGAGCAGGGCTATGTCAGCACGCTGGACGGCCGCCGTCTGTATCTGCCGGACGTCCGCTCCAGCAATGCCATGCGCCGCAAGGCGGCCGAGCGCGCCGCCATCAACGCCCCGATGCAGGGCACGGCGGCCGATATCATCAAGCGTGCGATGATCGAGGTCGACGCCTGGCTGCAGGGGCAGGAGAAGCCGTTGGTGCGCGCGATCATGCAGGTGCACGATGAATTGGTGTTCGAGGTGCATGAATCGGTGATCGACGAAGCCAGCCAGCGTATCCGCCAACTGATGGAAGGCAGCATGACGCTGGCGGTGCCGCTGAAGGTCGATGTGGGCGTCGGCATGAACTGGGATGAGGCGCATTGA
- a CDS encoding acyltransferase: protein MPRLLTPVIFIISVILTILVTVLCSIPITLAGIVKLLVPIPAVWRYISAFADFMMWCWCQGLALLLRINGQLRWDIEGLEGLDRKNWYLLISNHESWSDIVVLCVLFRNHIPMNKYFLKQQLAWVPFVGLACWALDMPFMKRYSRAYLLKHPEKRGKDIETTRRSCEKFRQRPTTIVNFVEGSRFTEAKKIKSNSPYRNLLAPKAAGIAFTLSALGNQFDKILNVTLLYPENNQRPFRDMLCGRLTRIVVRIETLPIDETLHGDYFNDKQFKRRFQLWLNTLWQEKDRLLDKLKRQYG, encoded by the coding sequence ATGCCAAGATTGTTAACGCCTGTTATCTTTATCATTTCCGTCATACTTACCATTCTGGTGACGGTGTTGTGCTCCATCCCCATCACGCTGGCCGGCATCGTGAAACTCCTGGTGCCCATTCCCGCCGTCTGGCGATATATCTCGGCTTTCGCCGATTTCATGATGTGGTGTTGGTGCCAAGGGCTGGCGCTGTTATTGCGCATTAACGGGCAATTGCGTTGGGATATTGAAGGGCTGGAAGGGCTGGACCGCAAAAACTGGTATCTGCTGATCAGCAACCACGAAAGTTGGTCGGACATTGTCGTACTGTGCGTGCTGTTCAGAAATCATATTCCAATGAATAAGTATTTTCTCAAGCAACAGCTCGCCTGGGTGCCTTTTGTCGGCCTGGCCTGCTGGGCGCTGGATATGCCATTCATGAAGCGTTACTCCCGCGCCTATTTGCTCAAGCATCCGGAAAAGCGCGGCAAGGATATCGAAACGACGCGCCGTTCCTGCGAAAAATTCCGCCAGCGTCCAACCACCATCGTCAATTTCGTCGAGGGTTCACGCTTCACCGAAGCCAAGAAAATTAAAAGCAATTCGCCGTATCGCAATTTGCTGGCGCCTAAAGCCGCCGGCATCGCGTTTACACTCAGCGCGTTGGGCAATCAGTTCGACAAAATATTGAACGTTACTCTGCTCTATCCGGAAAATAACCAACGGCCTTTTAGGGATATGCTGTGCGGGCGGCTGACGCGTATCGTGGTGAGAATAGAGACGCTGCCGATCGATGAAACCCTGCACGGGGACTACTTCAACGACAAGCAGTTCAAGCGGCGCTTCCAGCTGTGGCTGAATACGCTATGGCAGGAAAAAGATCGGTTGCTGGATAAATTGAAACGGCAATATGGATAA
- the dsbA gene encoding thiol:disulfide interchange protein DsbA: protein MKKIWLALVGMVMAFSASAAQFSDGAQYVTLDKPVTGEPQVLEFFSFYCPHCYQFEQVYHVSENVKKALPAGTKMTKYHVEFLGPLGKQLTQAWAVAMALGVEDKVSPLMFEAVQKTQTVQTPDDIRNVFVKAGVTAADYDAAWNSFVVKSLVVQQEKAAEDLQLRGVPAVFVNGKYMVKNDGLDTSSMDAYVKQFADVVKFLSQQK from the coding sequence ATGAAAAAAATATGGTTGGCGCTCGTTGGCATGGTGATGGCATTCAGTGCCTCGGCAGCACAGTTTAGCGATGGCGCTCAGTATGTGACCCTGGACAAACCGGTGACCGGCGAGCCGCAGGTGTTGGAGTTCTTCTCCTTCTACTGCCCGCACTGCTACCAGTTCGAGCAGGTCTATCATGTGTCTGAGAACGTAAAGAAAGCGCTGCCTGCCGGCACCAAAATGACCAAGTACCACGTTGAATTCCTGGGGCCGTTGGGCAAACAGCTGACTCAGGCATGGGCGGTAGCGATGGCGCTGGGCGTGGAAGACAAGGTGAGCCCGCTGATGTTTGAAGCGGTGCAGAAAACCCAGACCGTGCAAACGCCGGATGATATCCGCAATGTCTTCGTGAAAGCGGGTGTGACCGCAGCAGATTATGATGCGGCCTGGAACAGCTTCGTGGTGAAATCTCTGGTGGTTCAACAGGAGAAAGCCGCAGAAGATCTGCAGCTGCGCGGCGTGCCGGCGGTATTCGTCAACGGCAAATACATGGTTAAGAACGATGGCCTGGACACCAGCTCGATGGACGCTTACGTGAAGCAGTTCGCCGATGTGGTTAAATTCCTCAGCCAGCAGAAATAA
- a CDS encoding serine/threonine protein kinase: MNNSAFNFDTLSPDLIMDALEGVGLRVDSGLTALNSYENRVYQFMDEDRRRYVVKFYRPERWSAAQIGEEHQFALDLAGAEIPAVAPLALQGATLHTHGGFFFALFPSVGSRQYEIDNLDQLEWVGRFLGRIHQVGGERLFAERPTMGIEEYLTAPRQVLADCELLPATQRDAFLQATDNLIAAIKSHWHLNWQPRRLHGDCHPGNILWRDGPLFVDLDDARNGPAVQDLWMLLHGERRDQLMQLDVLLEAYSEFAEFDQRELALIEPLRAMRMVYYLAWVARRWQDPAFPKSFPWMAESDFWLSQTAAFTEQVKLLQEPPLQLTPMY; this comes from the coding sequence ATGAATAACTCTGCTTTTAATTTCGACACCCTGTCGCCCGATTTGATTATGGACGCGCTAGAAGGAGTTGGCCTGCGCGTCGATTCCGGCCTGACGGCGCTGAACAGCTACGAGAACCGTGTCTATCAGTTTATGGACGAAGATCGCCGGCGCTACGTGGTGAAGTTTTACCGCCCGGAGCGCTGGAGCGCCGCACAGATCGGTGAGGAACATCAGTTCGCTCTGGATCTGGCCGGCGCGGAGATCCCGGCGGTGGCGCCGTTGGCGCTGCAAGGCGCTACGCTGCATACGCACGGCGGCTTTTTCTTTGCCCTGTTCCCCAGCGTGGGGAGCCGGCAATACGAGATAGACAATCTGGATCAGTTGGAATGGGTGGGCCGTTTTCTGGGGCGTATCCACCAGGTCGGCGGTGAGCGTTTGTTCGCCGAGCGGCCAACGATGGGGATTGAAGAGTACCTCACCGCCCCGCGCCAGGTGCTGGCCGATTGCGAGCTGCTACCGGCAACGCAGCGTGACGCGTTCCTGCAGGCGACGGATAATCTGATTGCGGCGATCAAGTCGCACTGGCATCTGAACTGGCAGCCGCGCCGTTTGCACGGTGATTGCCATCCGGGCAATATTCTGTGGCGCGATGGCCCGCTGTTCGTCGATCTTGATGACGCGCGCAACGGCCCGGCAGTGCAGGATCTGTGGATGTTGCTGCACGGCGAACGTCGCGATCAACTGATGCAGCTGGATGTCTTGCTGGAGGCGTATAGCGAATTTGCCGAGTTTGATCAGCGCGAGCTGGCGTTGATTGAACCACTGCGGGCGATGCGCATGGTGTATTACCTGGCCTGGGTCGCTCGCCGTTGGCAGGATCCGGCCTTCCCCAAGAGTTTTCCGTGGATGGCGGAGTCTGATTTCTGGTTGTCTCAGACTGCGGCCTTCACCGAACAGGTTAAGCTGTTGCAGGAGCCCCCTCTGCAGCTGACGCCAATGTATTGA
- a CDS encoding YihD family protein, producing MKTHRVNELIELLHPAWQEDPDLNLMQFLQKLAKEAGFQGELSELSDDILIYHLKMRGSAGTDQIPGLKKDYEEDFKTALLRARGVIKD from the coding sequence ATGAAAACGCATCGCGTAAACGAGTTGATCGAGCTGTTGCACCCGGCCTGGCAGGAAGATCCCGATCTCAATTTGATGCAGTTTTTGCAAAAGCTGGCGAAGGAAGCGGGCTTCCAGGGCGAGTTGTCCGAACTGAGCGACGATATTCTCATTTATCACCTGAAAATGCGCGGTAGCGCCGGCACGGATCAGATCCCGGGTCTGAAGAAAGATTACGAAGAAGATTTTAAAACGGCGCTGCTGCGCGCTCGCGGCGTTATCAAGGACTGA
- the mobA gene encoding molybdenum cofactor guanylyltransferase MobA, which translates to MHKEISGVILAGGRATRMGGEDKGLVSIGGIALYQHVLARLRPQVTSIVISANRNQACYQASGLPVIGDLTPDFAGPLAGMLAGLKQSSSEWVAFVPCDVPDFPADLVAQLWQQKGAAQAAFASDGERDHPTLALLHSQIAPQLADYLARGERKLMLFLHQIGAQRVVFSGQQAAFHNLNTPADCLNWQQTRELKK; encoded by the coding sequence ATGCATAAAGAAATCAGCGGCGTCATTTTGGCCGGCGGACGGGCCACGCGCATGGGCGGTGAAGACAAAGGCCTGGTGTCGATTGGCGGGATCGCACTCTATCAACACGTATTGGCTCGGTTACGGCCACAGGTGACTTCCATCGTCATCAGCGCCAATCGCAATCAGGCATGTTATCAGGCGAGCGGTTTGCCGGTGATTGGCGATCTGACGCCCGATTTCGCCGGGCCGCTGGCCGGCATGCTGGCCGGGCTCAAGCAATCTTCCAGCGAATGGGTGGCCTTCGTCCCTTGTGATGTCCCCGACTTTCCCGCCGACTTAGTCGCTCAGCTATGGCAGCAAAAAGGCGCGGCGCAGGCGGCCTTTGCCAGCGATGGTGAACGAGATCACCCCACCCTGGCGTTACTGCATAGCCAAATAGCGCCGCAGCTGGCCGACTATCTGGCGCGCGGTGAACGCAAGCTGATGCTGTTCTTGCATCAAATTGGCGCACAACGCGTAGTGTTCAGCGGGCAACAAGCGGCATTTCATAACCTGAATACGCCAGCTGACTGCCTGAATTGGCAACAAACGCGAGAGCTCAAAAAATGA
- the mobB gene encoding molybdopterin-guanine dinucleotide biosynthesis protein MobB: MNRSLPPLLAIGAYSGTGKTTLLKQLIPLLKQRQVRIGLIKHTHHDMDVDTPGKDSYELRKAGAEQTLVASDRRWALMTETPEQQSLDLRYLAERFDADKVDLILVEGFKHEPVSKILLYRAEIGRPLEDMLDRFVVAVASDRPLSISAKQLDLNRPESIADFIVEWLKGAA, encoded by the coding sequence ATGAATCGTTCATTGCCTCCCTTGCTGGCCATCGGCGCCTACAGCGGAACGGGGAAAACAACCCTGCTCAAACAGCTGATCCCGTTGCTGAAACAACGCCAGGTAAGGATTGGACTGATCAAACATACGCATCACGACATGGATGTGGATACGCCGGGTAAAGACAGCTATGAGCTGCGTAAAGCAGGCGCCGAACAAACGCTGGTCGCCAGCGATCGCCGCTGGGCATTGATGACCGAAACGCCGGAGCAACAATCTTTGGATCTACGCTACCTGGCAGAGCGTTTTGACGCCGATAAAGTCGACTTGATTCTGGTGGAAGGGTTCAAACATGAGCCGGTCAGCAAAATCCTGCTTTATCGGGCCGAGATCGGCAGACCGTTGGAAGACATGCTGGATCGGTTTGTGGTGGCGGTAGCCAGCGACCGACCGCTATCCATTTCGGCTAAACAGCTGGATCTCAACCGACCGGAAAGCATCGCCGACTTTATTGTCGAGTGGTTGAAAGGCGCAGCGTAG
- a CDS encoding FadR/GntR family transcriptional regulator, translated as MPLNAQQQAAQRNLSYLLAEKLGQQILAGDYQAGSILPGEMELGEQFGVSRTAVREAVKMLAAKGMLLPRPRIGTRVMPQSQWNFLDQDLLTWWMTRENFDQVMQHFLILRTSLEPQACALAANHASPQQNKLLAGLMAEMRALHTQFDRERWIQVDTQFHQLIYEASGNPFLTSFANLFSSVYQSYFRAITGNEVIKLRHHQAIVDAILAGDSAGALVACQVLLKEKD; from the coding sequence ATGCCGTTAAATGCACAACAACAGGCCGCCCAACGCAATCTTTCTTATCTGCTTGCAGAAAAACTCGGCCAACAAATTCTGGCAGGCGATTATCAGGCCGGCAGCATCCTGCCTGGTGAAATGGAACTGGGCGAGCAATTCGGCGTCAGCCGTACCGCGGTGCGCGAAGCGGTGAAGATGTTAGCCGCCAAAGGCATGTTATTGCCGCGCCCGCGCATTGGCACCCGCGTGATGCCGCAAAGCCAATGGAATTTCCTCGATCAAGATTTACTGACCTGGTGGATGACGCGGGAAAACTTCGATCAGGTGATGCAACACTTCCTTATCTTGCGCACCTCGCTGGAGCCGCAGGCCTGCGCGTTGGCGGCAAACCACGCCAGCCCGCAGCAAAACAAGTTGCTGGCGGGGCTAATGGCGGAAATGCGCGCGCTGCATACCCAGTTTGATCGCGAGCGTTGGATCCAGGTCGATACCCAATTCCACCAGCTCATCTACGAGGCCAGCGGCAACCCGTTCCTGACCTCGTTCGCCAACCTGTTCAGTTCGGTGTACCAAAGCTACTTCCGCGCCATCACCGGCAATGAAGTGATCAAGCTGCGCCATCATCAGGCTATCGTCGATGCGATACTCGCCGGAGACAGCGCAGGCGCCCTCGTCGCCTGCCAGGTACTGCTGAAAGAGAAAGACTAG